The following coding sequences are from one Halobacteriovorax sp. JY17 window:
- the secD gene encoding protein translocase subunit SecD: protein MKRSWWYRFIFLIIVAVTSVVIILPTALDFQEESNYPVKSKINLGLDLQGGLYMILGIDFKKVYKDEVKGYTRKVESLLADNGIASTIGSLSVIDEFDPMMTLNLANASDMEASKAKIHEFYQGYIRITGDTGAQLQLALTKVLKTQIEEQSVSKSIEVIRNRIDEFGVTEPEIISQGNDRIIIQLPGVKDIERAKDLIGKTAKLTFNLVNNEVAPTTIQDWITKAEASGIVFKKGDRFSSYLAKLNEHLKQEKLLPSGWILAFEKTVNKLTNELESKIPYLVEENTTLTGEALQDARVQIDQQKNEPYVSLEFKSAGAKLFETITGENIGRQLAIILDGNVYSAPNIQTRIGGGRAQITLGSGGFNRVMKEARDLALVLRAGALPVQLDFLEQRTVGPSLGHDSIDKARFASLVACLIVFGFILIYYRVSGAIAIVTLGLNVILVIACLVGLEATLTLPGIAGIALTIGMAVDANIIIYERIREEIRKGVSNYKAVESGFESAFWTIIDANITTALAGFCLLNFGTGPIRGFAVTLLIGIFATVYTAYFAGKLLFEFYMDKVQGEDLSI from the coding sequence ATGAAAAGAAGCTGGTGGTATCGCTTTATTTTCCTAATTATTGTCGCTGTAACATCTGTAGTAATTATTCTACCTACGGCTTTAGACTTTCAAGAGGAGAGTAATTACCCTGTAAAATCGAAGATTAACCTAGGCCTTGATCTCCAGGGTGGTCTCTATATGATTCTTGGAATTGATTTCAAGAAAGTATATAAAGATGAAGTTAAAGGTTATACAAGAAAAGTAGAGTCTCTCTTAGCTGATAATGGAATAGCTTCTACAATTGGGTCCCTTTCCGTTATAGATGAGTTCGACCCAATGATGACTCTAAACCTAGCAAACGCTAGTGATATGGAAGCTTCAAAGGCCAAGATTCATGAGTTCTACCAAGGATATATTAGAATTACTGGTGACACAGGGGCTCAGCTACAACTTGCACTCACAAAAGTTTTAAAGACTCAGATTGAAGAACAATCTGTTTCAAAGTCAATTGAAGTAATTAGAAATAGAATTGATGAATTTGGTGTTACTGAGCCAGAAATTATCTCACAAGGTAATGATAGAATCATCATTCAACTTCCTGGTGTTAAAGATATTGAAAGAGCGAAAGATCTTATTGGTAAGACAGCGAAGCTAACATTCAATCTTGTTAACAACGAAGTTGCTCCTACAACGATTCAAGACTGGATTACAAAAGCGGAAGCTTCTGGGATTGTCTTTAAGAAAGGTGATAGATTTTCATCTTATCTCGCAAAACTTAACGAGCATTTAAAACAAGAAAAGCTTCTACCTTCTGGTTGGATTCTTGCTTTTGAAAAAACTGTTAACAAGCTTACAAATGAACTTGAGTCTAAGATTCCTTACCTTGTTGAAGAAAATACAACACTTACTGGTGAAGCCCTTCAAGACGCTAGAGTTCAGATCGATCAACAAAAGAATGAGCCGTATGTTTCTCTTGAATTCAAATCTGCGGGAGCAAAACTATTTGAAACTATTACTGGTGAAAATATTGGAAGACAACTTGCTATCATTCTAGATGGTAACGTTTATAGTGCTCCAAATATTCAAACAAGAATTGGTGGCGGTAGAGCGCAAATTACTCTTGGGTCCGGTGGATTCAATAGAGTGATGAAAGAGGCCCGTGACCTTGCCCTAGTTCTTAGAGCTGGTGCACTTCCTGTCCAGCTAGATTTTCTAGAGCAAAGAACGGTTGGTCCATCTCTTGGACACGATTCAATTGATAAAGCTCGTTTTGCTTCATTAGTTGCATGTCTTATTGTCTTTGGATTTATTCTAATTTACTACAGAGTGAGTGGGGCTATTGCCATCGTCACTCTTGGGTTAAACGTTATTCTTGTTATAGCTTGTCTTGTTGGGCTTGAGGCAACTCTAACGTTACCGGGGATTGCAGGTATTGCTCTTACTATTGGTATGGCGGTAGATGCGAATATTATTATCTATGAAAGGATTCGAGAAGAGATAAGAAAAGGTGTGAGTAACTATAAGGCTGTTGAAAGTGGTTTTGAATCAGCTTTCTGGACAATTATTGATGCAAACATCACAACAGCTCTTGCTGGTTTCTGTCTTCTTAACTTTGGTACAGGTCCAATTAGAGGATTTGCTGTAACTCTACTTATCGGTATTTTTGCAACGGTTTATACTGCGTACTTTGCTGGTAAATTACTATTTGAATTCTACATGGACAAAGTTCAAGGAGAAGACCTAAGTATTTAG
- the secF gene encoding protein translocase subunit SecF, which produces MFEIIRSNTRINFVSKFSVTAVVSLLLVAVSIFGIASRMNYGVDFRGGAEIQLKFTETINLDNLRKDLKDAGFKGIAAQTIGERSQNEFLVKVQGDETNLNQITEKVSETLLSSYASKGVEVRKVDIVGPKAGAQLRISGFQAMLWALIAIMIYIGLRFDFKYSPGAIVALFHDVTIILGVFSFFHVEFTLQTVAALLAVIGYSVNDTVIVYDRVREHEDKNPSLPLSNHINKAVNETLSRTIMTSLTTLFVSVVMYFFGGLAIKDFFLAISLGVLIGTYSSIFVAAPVTLFFDRIKGAEEKNAAKA; this is translated from the coding sequence ATGTTTGAAATAATTAGAAGTAATACAAGAATAAATTTCGTAAGTAAATTCTCTGTAACGGCCGTAGTGTCTTTACTACTTGTTGCGGTTTCAATATTTGGAATCGCCAGTAGAATGAATTACGGTGTAGACTTTAGAGGTGGAGCTGAAATCCAACTTAAGTTTACTGAGACAATTAACTTAGATAATCTTCGTAAAGATTTAAAAGATGCAGGCTTCAAGGGAATTGCTGCTCAAACAATTGGAGAGAGATCTCAGAATGAATTCCTTGTAAAAGTACAAGGTGATGAGACGAACCTTAACCAAATTACTGAGAAAGTTTCAGAAACTCTTTTAAGTTCTTACGCAAGTAAAGGTGTTGAAGTTCGTAAAGTTGATATCGTTGGTCCAAAGGCCGGAGCTCAACTTAGAATCTCTGGATTCCAGGCGATGCTTTGGGCGCTAATTGCGATCATGATTTATATCGGTCTAAGATTTGATTTTAAATATTCTCCAGGTGCAATCGTTGCTCTCTTTCACGACGTAACAATTATTCTTGGTGTATTTTCTTTCTTCCACGTTGAATTTACTCTGCAAACTGTCGCGGCTCTTCTTGCTGTTATTGGTTACTCTGTGAATGATACAGTTATCGTTTACGATAGAGTGAGAGAGCATGAAGATAAGAATCCATCTCTACCACTATCAAATCATATTAATAAGGCTGTTAATGAAACACTTTCAAGAACAATTATGACTTCACTTACAACTCTATTTGTATCTGTTGTGATGTACTTCTTTGGCGGACTTGCTATTAAAGATTTCTTCTTAGCAATTTCTCTTGGTGTTCTAATTGGTACTTATTCTTCAATCTTCGTTGCAGCTCCTGTAACTCTATTCTTTGATAGAATAAAAGGTGCTGAGGAGAAGAACGCTGCCAAAGCATAA
- a CDS encoding HU family DNA-binding protein, with the protein MTKADLIAAIEKQANLTHKQAESIINICFDSMIKSLYNDERIEIRGFGSFANRNYKAYEGRNPKTGKVVKVPPKKVPFFKVGKELREMVDSGKDKYVIREA; encoded by the coding sequence ATGACTAAGGCAGATCTTATTGCTGCGATTGAAAAGCAAGCTAATTTAACACATAAGCAAGCTGAATCAATCATCAACATTTGTTTCGATTCAATGATCAAATCTCTTTATAACGACGAGAGAATTGAAATTAGAGGTTTCGGATCATTTGCAAATAGAAATTATAAAGCGTACGAGGGTAGGAATCCTAAGACTGGAAAAGTCGTAAAAGTTCCACCTAAGAAAGTACCTTTCTTCAAAGTTGGTAAAGAACTTAGAGAAATGGTTGACTCTGGTAAAGATAAATACGTTATTAGAGAAGCATAG
- a CDS encoding transporter substrate-binding domain-containing protein produces MEPWIRPSDHTGFIERMVVACLKTSGREIEFKNYPYFRRIKEFTKEKLDVVTDINEKLYHEKRMQGFYTGRIYSYKNKFFSLKKNNFKIEKISDLKDYSIAAWKGSSTFLSGDYLLMSQNNKKYTEDFKLKKQIRLLYLGRVQFLMMDEQIFKFYRDQLIEEKVISSKELVSTYDFLEPIPTGFLFQTKKMRDLCVENTKSLSFVREFSFLK; encoded by the coding sequence ATGGAACCTTGGATTCGTCCAAGTGATCATACTGGATTTATCGAGAGGATGGTCGTAGCATGCTTAAAAACTAGCGGGCGTGAAATTGAGTTTAAAAACTATCCATACTTTAGAAGAATAAAGGAATTTACAAAAGAAAAATTAGACGTCGTTACTGATATTAATGAAAAGTTATATCACGAAAAGCGTATGCAAGGTTTTTATACGGGAAGAATTTATTCTTATAAGAACAAATTCTTCTCTCTAAAAAAGAATAACTTTAAAATAGAAAAAATAAGTGATTTAAAAGATTATTCAATTGCTGCTTGGAAAGGATCTTCTACATTTCTTTCCGGCGACTATCTCTTAATGAGCCAAAATAATAAGAAATACACTGAAGATTTCAAATTAAAAAAGCAGATTCGTCTGCTCTATCTTGGGAGAGTTCAGTTTCTCATGATGGATGAACAAATATTTAAGTTCTACAGGGATCAACTTATTGAAGAGAAAGTTATATCTAGTAAGGAGTTAGTCTCTACTTATGATTTTCTTGAACCAATCCCGACTGGCTTTCTATTTCAAACTAAGAAAATGCGCGACCTTTGCGTGGAAAATACTAAGTCTTTGTCCTTTGTGAGGGAGTTTTCTTTTTTAAAGTAG
- a CDS encoding M48 family metalloprotease produces the protein MSEKVLKQLERDLVKVNSTDQGRRAFLVALPMILASCATGSKHRMREGDNTGQETSLSFSDERQMTKEYLPQMEKEYPSVSNSYAQSYIRNLGAKITSANGLEGHPYNYHFRVVNSKMVNAFALPAGEVFVTAPLIKMASSEAELAGVLGHEIGHIKARHTAERIEAEKKSKTKNLLFGIGGAILGGAAGYGLGKALCKKGDRECIQRIALYGGAAGVGGALLIQKFGFMANSREDEMEADRIGFSTSLAAGYDANHIGKFYEKLLVMEKQYQRNSNGISKKFADALSTHPPSIERVRQMNEMSQEVSGRGGIINSKSFLKVQTLV, from the coding sequence ATGAGCGAGAAAGTTTTAAAACAATTAGAGAGAGATCTTGTAAAAGTTAATTCAACAGACCAGGGAAGAAGGGCATTTCTCGTTGCTCTTCCTATGATTCTCGCTTCATGCGCTACAGGATCAAAACATAGAATGCGTGAGGGAGATAATACAGGACAAGAAACAAGTCTTAGTTTTTCTGATGAGAGACAAATGACTAAAGAGTACCTACCTCAAATGGAAAAAGAATACCCAAGTGTTTCTAACTCTTACGCTCAATCTTATATACGTAATCTTGGAGCTAAGATTACTTCTGCTAATGGACTAGAGGGACATCCTTATAATTATCACTTTAGAGTTGTGAACTCTAAAATGGTAAATGCCTTTGCTCTGCCTGCTGGAGAGGTCTTTGTTACGGCTCCTCTTATTAAAATGGCCAGTAGCGAAGCAGAACTTGCAGGAGTTCTAGGTCATGAAATTGGGCATATTAAGGCCCGTCACACAGCTGAACGTATTGAAGCAGAGAAGAAATCAAAGACGAAGAATTTACTCTTTGGAATTGGTGGAGCTATTCTTGGTGGAGCGGCAGGATATGGACTCGGTAAGGCCCTTTGTAAGAAAGGTGACCGCGAATGTATCCAAAGAATTGCTCTCTACGGAGGAGCGGCCGGAGTAGGTGGAGCTCTTCTTATTCAAAAGTTTGGTTTTATGGCCAACTCTAGAGAAGATGAGATGGAAGCAGATAGAATCGGTTTTAGTACTTCTCTGGCGGCAGGCTATGATGCTAATCACATTGGTAAATTCTATGAGAAATTACTTGTAATGGAAAAGCAGTATCAGAGAAATTCAAATGGAATCTCCAAAAAATTTGCAGATGCTCTAAGTACTCACCCTCCAAGCATTGAGAGGGTGAGACAAATGAATGAAATGAGTCAAGAAGTGAGTGGAAGAGGGGGAATTATAAACTCAAAGAGTTTTTTAAAAGTTCAAACTCTAGTTTAA
- a CDS encoding ThiF family adenylyltransferase, producing MFSRNLGLISEQDQEALRDSKVLIAGTGGMGGVCAEVLVRMGVENLTLVDHDIYEESNFNRQLHANKDSIGRYKVEVLAEEFLKINPKINIKFFPEKVSLENIESLLDQVDYVVNGMDEMYNSLILERTARKKGITIVDAWLTPYASVFVMTPDSPHWEDFLDLPTKGVPFDQLTPELCNEAVDIEVKYTFSHFSPFKIISKELVQDIVYKKRPRPSLAPVVWLSGVLMANEVFKLATKQPHTDYRGIFFDQYEMSLQAGTAKTFKKVA from the coding sequence ATGTTTTCACGAAATTTAGGTTTAATAAGTGAACAAGATCAAGAGGCTTTAAGAGACTCGAAAGTACTCATTGCGGGAACAGGAGGAATGGGAGGAGTTTGCGCTGAAGTCTTAGTGCGTATGGGAGTTGAAAATTTAACTTTAGTTGATCATGACATCTACGAAGAGAGTAACTTCAATCGACAGCTACATGCCAATAAAGATTCAATTGGAAGATATAAAGTAGAAGTACTAGCTGAGGAGTTCTTAAAAATAAATCCAAAAATAAATATTAAATTCTTTCCTGAAAAAGTCTCCCTAGAGAATATTGAGTCTCTACTTGATCAAGTAGACTATGTCGTCAATGGCATGGATGAAATGTATAACTCTTTAATACTAGAAAGAACTGCTAGAAAGAAAGGAATTACAATTGTTGATGCTTGGCTAACACCTTACGCAAGTGTCTTTGTTATGACTCCGGACTCTCCTCACTGGGAGGACTTTCTAGATCTTCCAACAAAAGGGGTTCCCTTTGATCAGCTCACCCCAGAGCTCTGTAACGAAGCAGTTGATATCGAAGTGAAGTATACTTTCTCTCATTTCTCACCTTTTAAAATTATCTCTAAAGAGTTAGTGCAAGATATTGTTTACAAGAAGCGCCCAAGGCCTTCACTTGCCCCAGTGGTCTGGCTAAGTGGAGTTCTTATGGCAAATGAAGTTTTTAAATTAGCAACAAAGCAGCCTCATACAGACTACAGAGGAATATTCTTTGATCAATATGAGATGTCTCTGCAAGCGGGAACAGCAAAGACTTTTAAGAAAGTAGCCTAG
- a CDS encoding HAMP domain-containing sensor histidine kinase encodes MEVSNATLVAYIDTLKEHHLDPRDLILGTSLDFNHITNTKEKISWKEFETITNNTFSLVGEKKALHSLRNTGVNNDGLSIVKKIGAATFRVEDIYWFFCSFVGKYFYKNLKFEYKKVTKGHVQITIKMNPGHTCFSNFTKAYASAFEGFPAALGLKPARAVIDQTEKNPIINLYFTNSFKLWNPFILASRFFQSMQNTTTLLSEIEEKRHEQSLLNQELELLNNKLDSSNRLNETLIKAIMHDLNNPLAIIRLKNEKLLNEMEDFGQRDKEILNRATENMHNVIQELREFHLAKRIMCDDKFNILDILEEVKELFQEALEEKRLKLIIEAKLHSSSTLKGSRITFLNSILANIISNSIKFSFEGGEILIKACEEYGRIKISIIDRGTGMKTSAINNFFNNELCESEEGTSGELGLGVGLTQATYFTKEMGGEIQVNSRPFNKFPKNHGTEFNLLFGNENQSVTLQ; translated from the coding sequence ATGGAAGTATCCAACGCTACCCTAGTAGCTTATATTGACACACTAAAAGAACATCACCTAGATCCAAGAGATTTAATCCTTGGTACATCGCTAGACTTCAATCACATCACAAATACAAAAGAAAAAATAAGCTGGAAAGAATTCGAGACTATCACTAATAATACATTCTCTCTAGTGGGTGAAAAGAAAGCTCTTCATAGCCTTAGAAATACAGGAGTGAATAACGACGGCCTATCTATTGTAAAAAAAATAGGGGCTGCGACTTTTAGAGTTGAAGATATCTACTGGTTCTTTTGCTCATTTGTCGGAAAATACTTCTATAAGAATTTAAAATTTGAGTATAAGAAAGTCACTAAAGGGCACGTTCAAATTACGATAAAAATGAACCCAGGTCATACCTGCTTTAGTAACTTTACCAAGGCCTACGCTTCCGCCTTTGAGGGATTCCCTGCGGCCCTAGGACTAAAACCAGCACGAGCAGTTATTGATCAAACTGAGAAGAACCCTATTATAAATCTCTACTTTACTAATAGCTTTAAATTATGGAATCCATTCATCCTCGCGAGCAGATTCTTTCAAAGTATGCAAAACACAACAACACTTCTAAGTGAGATTGAAGAAAAGAGACATGAACAATCACTTTTAAACCAAGAACTCGAGTTATTAAATAATAAACTTGATAGCTCAAATAGACTAAATGAAACATTAATAAAAGCGATTATGCACGACCTCAACAATCCTCTTGCCATTATTCGCTTAAAGAATGAAAAGCTCTTAAATGAAATGGAAGACTTCGGTCAAAGAGATAAAGAAATATTAAATAGAGCAACAGAAAATATGCACAATGTTATTCAAGAACTTAGGGAGTTCCACCTTGCTAAGAGAATTATGTGTGATGATAAATTCAATATATTAGATATTTTAGAAGAAGTTAAAGAACTCTTTCAAGAAGCTCTAGAAGAAAAGAGATTAAAATTAATCATAGAAGCCAAGCTGCATTCAAGTTCAACACTAAAGGGAAGTAGAATTACATTTCTAAATTCTATTCTTGCAAACATCATTTCTAATTCGATTAAATTTAGTTTTGAAGGTGGAGAAATTCTCATTAAGGCCTGCGAAGAATATGGCCGTATAAAGATAAGTATTATTGACAGAGGAACAGGAATGAAGACTTCCGCTATCAATAATTTCTTTAACAATGAATTATGTGAGAGCGAGGAAGGAACTTCTGGCGAGCTCGGACTCGGAGTAGGACTTACACAAGCGACATACTTCACTAAAGAGATGGGTGGTGAAATTCAAGTGAATTCAAGACCGTTTAATAAGTTTCCAAAAAATCACGGAACAGAATTCAACTTACTCTTTGGTAATGAAAATCAGTCAGTTACTCTACAGTAG
- a CDS encoding YcgN family cysteine cluster protein, producing MFWKNKKIAEFTSDEWESLCDGCGKCCLVKLEDPDTFEIAYTACACSLLDIEKVKCKQYSSRFLVVPECLKITPENIDSLEYLPSTCAYKLVAKGKELPKWHHLVSGDSSLVHSLGKSVMDWCVPVDNVPEDDWVDMIVEIED from the coding sequence ATGTTTTGGAAAAATAAGAAAATAGCTGAGTTTACCTCAGATGAGTGGGAATCTCTGTGCGACGGTTGTGGCAAGTGCTGCCTTGTGAAATTAGAGGACCCTGACACTTTTGAAATCGCTTATACGGCCTGTGCCTGCTCTCTTCTTGATATTGAGAAGGTTAAGTGTAAGCAGTACTCTTCTCGCTTTCTAGTTGTTCCTGAATGTCTTAAGATCACACCTGAAAATATAGACTCTCTTGAGTATTTACCAAGTACATGCGCCTATAAGCTGGTTGCTAAAGGTAAAGAACTTCCGAAATGGCATCACCTAGTAAGTGGTGATTCAAGTCTGGTGCATTCTCTTGGAAAATCCGTCATGGATTGGTGCGTACCTGTGGATAATGTTCCAGAAGATGATTGGGTGGACATGATCGTGGAAATCGAAGATTAA
- a CDS encoding penicillin-insensitive murein endopeptidase, with amino-acid sequence MFKLITFAVSLLCISNSYSSEAIGFYSKGSIINSSSIDEYSGDFEKLFRSRKRLFATDHLLSFISDFTSEFTSSHPGIEKFQIGDISAERGGFVSRHSSHQNGLDVDVVYLRVNKKGQDVDYPEWGEYFVKNGKLTRNFDISKNWQLFQFIISKGGVGRIFVDTAVKKKFCELYGSSPSPREKETLRRLRPAANHLTHFHLRLKCHKSYANCREQDDPSSGSGCANLIVESL; translated from the coding sequence ATGTTTAAGTTAATTACCTTCGCAGTCTCATTACTTTGTATTTCAAACTCTTATTCGTCTGAGGCCATAGGCTTCTATTCGAAGGGCTCTATTATAAACTCAAGTTCAATCGATGAATATAGTGGCGACTTTGAAAAGCTGTTTCGCTCTAGAAAGAGATTATTTGCGACAGATCACTTACTGTCTTTTATTTCAGATTTTACAAGTGAATTTACTTCATCTCATCCTGGTATTGAAAAGTTTCAAATCGGAGATATCTCTGCCGAGAGAGGAGGCTTTGTAAGCCGTCATAGCTCACATCAAAATGGTCTCGACGTAGACGTTGTCTATCTTCGGGTAAATAAGAAAGGCCAAGATGTAGATTATCCCGAGTGGGGAGAGTACTTTGTTAAAAATGGTAAGCTCACAAGAAATTTTGATATCTCAAAGAACTGGCAACTTTTTCAATTTATTATTTCTAAAGGTGGAGTGGGGAGAATCTTTGTTGATACAGCAGTTAAAAAGAAGTTCTGTGAACTCTACGGAAGTTCACCAAGTCCTAGAGAGAAAGAAACTCTAAGACGACTTAGACCCGCCGCGAATCATCTTACACATTTTCATTTAAGACTGAAATGTCATAAGTCTTACGCAAATTGCCGCGAACAAGATGATCCTTCTAGTGGTAGTGGCTGTGCAAATTTAATAGTAGAAAGCTTATAA
- a CDS encoding N-acetylmuramoyl-L-alanine amidase, producing the protein MKLISILFLLFSISYSASAQSILIDPGHGGEDCGAKGKLWVGKTLKVICEKDIALSIAKIIHKRLSKNFSAYLTRSLDRTVTLEERADLADKIKADIFISIHINASTSKYSHGLETFYLDNHDNAAVKKVEEVENKNTKGEQVIINKILADLVIDRTAPSSRRMAKLVHEEISSKISKKYKITDRGVKPAIFYVMALSKRPSILLEVGFISNTKELKKLISKKFQNDYANAVAQGVEKFFAKVKTPPLL; encoded by the coding sequence ATGAAGTTAATTTCTATACTATTTTTACTTTTCTCTATTAGTTACTCTGCTAGCGCCCAATCAATTCTCATTGATCCTGGCCATGGCGGAGAAGACTGCGGAGCAAAAGGAAAACTATGGGTAGGAAAAACTCTTAAAGTAATTTGTGAAAAAGATATCGCTCTTTCAATTGCAAAAATTATTCACAAGAGGCTTTCTAAGAACTTTTCAGCTTATTTAACCAGAAGTCTCGATAGAACGGTAACACTCGAAGAGAGGGCCGATCTAGCAGATAAAATCAAGGCAGATATTTTTATCTCTATTCATATAAATGCCTCAACCTCTAAATACTCCCATGGTCTTGAAACTTTCTACCTTGATAATCACGACAATGCGGCCGTAAAGAAAGTCGAAGAAGTAGAGAATAAGAATACGAAGGGAGAGCAAGTCATTATCAATAAAATCCTCGCCGACTTAGTAATAGATAGAACAGCTCCAAGCTCAAGAAGAATGGCAAAGTTAGTACATGAAGAAATAAGCTCTAAAATTTCCAAGAAATATAAAATCACTGACCGCGGAGTAAAGCCGGCCATATTCTATGTGATGGCCCTCAGTAAGAGGCCTTCAATACTCCTAGAAGTCGGATTTATTTCCAACACTAAAGAACTTAAGAAGTTAATCTCAAAGAAATTTCAAAATGATTATGCTAATGCAGTTGCGCAAGGGGTAGAGAAGTTCTTCGCCAAGGTAAAGACTCCTCCACTTTTATAA
- a CDS encoding SH3 domain-containing protein: protein MKDNIEDMVKETIEEKPLGGKSLSSILKKNTLDKTSTGLTSLLSNNLGSPISETKTQIQQITTEFYPTDMMINNEFLRIEREKNEQLTKSLDKLSVLPEQLDIIQKKLDELTQFEEMNKLDQDINNEISKNLFDSLKEKRNYLYVVMGVCIVFGLTLGIISSSPKEVVQVAQAPIIKKELKKINKLNQFVTLKFVNLREENSPKSKVVKTLSPNQVLTQLDKKGGWIQVEYKDLVNNKVTKGWGWYENLKALN, encoded by the coding sequence ATGAAAGACAATATTGAAGACATGGTTAAAGAAACCATTGAAGAGAAACCACTTGGTGGAAAATCTCTTTCCTCCATTCTAAAAAAGAATACACTAGATAAAACTTCTACAGGACTTACTAGCTTATTATCAAATAATCTAGGCTCTCCTATTTCAGAAACAAAGACTCAAATACAGCAGATAACAACAGAGTTCTATCCAACGGATATGATGATCAATAATGAGTTTCTAAGAATTGAAAGAGAGAAGAACGAGCAACTAACAAAGTCTTTAGATAAACTGTCAGTACTTCCAGAACAATTAGATATCATTCAAAAGAAATTAGATGAGCTGACACAATTTGAAGAGATGAATAAACTCGACCAAGATATTAACAATGAAATCTCAAAGAATCTCTTCGATTCGCTCAAAGAAAAGAGAAACTACCTCTACGTTGTCATGGGAGTTTGTATAGTTTTTGGCCTCACTCTTGGAATTATCTCTTCAAGTCCTAAAGAAGTTGTCCAAGTGGCACAAGCACCTATCATTAAAAAAGAATTAAAGAAAATTAATAAGCTCAACCAATTTGTAACACTTAAATTTGTTAATCTCAGAGAGGAGAATTCTCCAAAATCAAAAGTGGTTAAAACTCTCTCACCCAACCAAGTACTTACTCAGCTTGATAAAAAAGGTGGATGGATTCAGGTTGAATATAAAGACTTAGTAAATAATAAAGTCACTAAAGGCTGGGGCTGGTACGAAAATCTAAAAGCACTTAATTAG
- the astE gene encoding succinylglutamate desuccinylase, translated as MKKDFLMWTRENEEYKGNLYTWKDVQGGSLKVLSTGILEFIPHQPSTTQIVYSSGIHGNETAPIEIINDIITSIENSSLKCIHHTLFIFGNPKAMNIEKRFCTENLNRLFARKLDTKEDNYEVRRAKEIISILDDFYQSDTKKIHYDLHTAIKPSELKKFAIYPYSEGNPIDPEQLGFLEKSGIDAVILSDDIATTFSYYSSSLYNAASFTLELGKVERFGENDRENFKEIEATLRGILTGEYQESREISKLKVFEMEVEIIKHDESFTFSFDDNLPNFSKFQDGELVSKDQSEEIRAKGNEQRIIFPNAGVEIGERAGLIIGPKHLPL; from the coding sequence ATGAAGAAAGATTTTCTAATGTGGACGAGAGAGAATGAAGAATATAAAGGCAACCTTTACACTTGGAAAGATGTCCAGGGCGGAAGTTTAAAAGTTTTAAGCACTGGTATCTTAGAGTTTATTCCTCATCAGCCGAGCACAACTCAAATTGTCTACAGCAGTGGTATTCATGGAAATGAGACAGCGCCAATAGAGATCATCAACGATATTATAACAAGTATTGAAAATAGCTCTCTCAAATGCATACATCACACCCTCTTTATTTTTGGAAATCCAAAGGCGATGAATATTGAAAAGAGATTTTGCACAGAGAATCTCAATCGACTCTTTGCCAGGAAGCTCGATACCAAAGAAGATAACTACGAAGTGAGAAGGGCCAAAGAAATTATAAGCATCCTAGATGACTTCTATCAGAGTGATACAAAGAAAATTCACTATGATCTTCATACCGCAATCAAGCCCTCAGAACTTAAGAAATTTGCGATTTACCCTTATTCTGAAGGAAACCCAATTGACCCAGAACAACTAGGCTTTCTAGAGAAGTCTGGGATCGACGCCGTCATATTGAGTGATGATATTGCTACAACATTCTCCTACTACTCTAGCAGTCTTTACAATGCAGCTTCTTTTACTTTAGAACTTGGAAAAGTTGAAAGGTTTGGGGAGAATGACAGGGAAAACTTCAAAGAAATTGAAGCAACTCTAAGAGGAATTCTCACAGGAGAATACCAAGAGAGTAGAGAAATATCTAAGCTCAAAGTTTTTGAGATGGAAGTCGAAATTATCAAGCACGATGAATCCTTTACCTTTAGTTTTGACGATAACCTTCCAAATTTTTCAAAGTTTCAAGACGGTGAACTAGTCTCAAAAGATCAGAGCGAAGAAATTAGAGCAAAGGGAAACGAGCAGAGAATTATCTTTCCAAATGCAGGTGTCGAAATAGGAGAAAGAGCGGGACTTATTATCGGACCAAAACATTTGCCATTGTAA